In the Arachis hypogaea cultivar Tifrunner chromosome 20, arahy.Tifrunner.gnm2.J5K5, whole genome shotgun sequence genome, ATTATATGATTATCAATATGGCATCCCTATCCACTGTGATTTATCACATAAATACAAAAAAGGACATGATATACAGAAGAAGACAGACACAGATAGGGTAAAGCTAAAGCTGCTTCTCAACAGAGACAGAACATATTAGCAGTTCTTGATTGGCACTGAAACCATACATTACCACtgctatcttttctttctttcttagctCCAACTTCCAAAGATTCAAGTTACAAGTCAAACACACCTCAAGCTGCACACACAGAATCCAAGGTTCTTTATAAACAAAGGAATAACTGcaaaatagtagataattagaTGTATTTCATCAAAGCTAATTCACATTCATTTATACTTGAAACTATAACAAAATgaataccttttttttttccaacCCATATTAATAGTACCTTCTTACAAGAACTTTACTTGGTTCAAGGAAGTCTTTTTACCAGTCAAAGACTGAAAATTTAAAGCTTTTACAGTTTCTTTTTGTTAAAAGTTTTTGACAGTAAATTCCAATAGATCACAGTCAAGCAAGAAGCTGATTtgcttaaattataaattaaaaaaaatgttaaaaatgaaATACTTTTAAGACTGATATAGGATGGCttattggattttatttttttatttttttagcttTTTAGCTTTAATGAGTGTAGAGTGCTAATACAGAATTTCTCTCAGAATTTTATCCAAGTTAATCTTTTAATGTTTGCTAATTTAAAACTTAATTCGAACTAGTAGTTTATCATTTCAATCTTCTTGACTTGCTTTAACAACTCTTTCCAAAATAGGTGAGAAAGAGGTCTAAGATAAACTGACAATAATTTTCTTCACAAAAATTTTCAGTAATACACAATTGTCACACCAAAACATATACAACCATCTGGGAATGATGCTTTTCCTTTTACATCTTCCTTTAAGATAGAACTTTCTTCTTAAGATGGAGGGAAAAACCGGTTGAGGTTGAAAGGGAGGGTGTAGAATTCTTCGTTCCTGGTATCTCCTTTGAATGATCTAAACTTGGCCCACCATGGCATTCCTCTATCCTTTCCACTATCCTTGTAATCAAGTGTGTTGTCCAAGAACGCAGCAATAATCAATGCAACACTTGGTGAAGAGAAGAATATAGTATTAAGGAAATCATTAaactgaaaaaatacaaaaacaaaggaATGGGAATTAGTAACATTTCTCATAAAGAATGACATGCTTTTAGGTTGTGTCAAGCACAAGCCATCATAAATAGAAGCAGAAGATGCATAGCTAGAACAGAAATCTTCATGACAATATTTAGTTCATGTCAATATATCACCATGATAGCACTTAGTTAATGTTTTGAGAAGacaactttcaaattttcaagtcTCTGgacaatttttaatataatttatacactttcaaaTAATTGAATCCTAATGGCTAATATAATAATATGGATGGAAAAACAGACTCACCCATCTAGCCTTTGTATGAGTAGGTCCATGAAGGGCCTTGGCAGTGTATTCTCTGAAATACTCAGGAATGGAAAGTCCTAAGAAAAGGGCAACACCAGTAATAAAGAGGTTCCTCAATGAGTTCATGTTAGTGAACTGCAGAAATGATAGTCCCACAGAAGCTGAAACATGCAAAGAGCAattgtcatcaaaagatagacGAATGAAGCATAGATAGACTCCAATGAAATCGAAGGTGAAATGAATTAAACGGTTATAGCTTATACTCACCTACAAGACCAAATAGAATGCAGTGTGCAGCTGCAAAAATAGGTAAGGGTATTGATGCAAAGAAAGCTCCAAATTTTCCTGAAGAGGTATATTGTGCTTTGTAAGTAAAAATCATGAAATAAACTGTCAAAGTAAATTTAGTTAAGACTAATGTTGCCCCACAGTTTACTACTCACCTAACATTGAGAAGAATATCATAAAGCCAGCTGAAATTTGAATGACCCTTCGACTTCCAACGCGAGTGCTTCCAAGGAGTCCCACATTCTCTCTGTCATGATCCTAGGAGAATCAAATTTGTGTCCTATAATAGTGAAACTGGAAActaggaacatgaagaattgcaCTTACACAGAAACTGATGAACCAGTTGCTGTTCCAAAAAGTCCATTTAGCAGTATTCCAATTCCCTGCCAGCCAATACCACGGCTTAGAACATGTGAAGGAGGTGGTGTTGCACTTGCcagtcttgatgcacctttgtaTGCCCCAGTTGACTGTGAAAGGTTTTTCCTAATTTAGTTAGTCAACTATGAAGCTCAAGTATTGATACAGAATATGAACATGATATTAGAAATTCCAAGACACCATAAAGCTTTAGTAGAACATAAATCACAAACTTTAACTACAAATGAGGAACACGAATTGACGTATTAATATAAATTGTTAGAATTGAATTTCGGTATGAACTGTCATCTTTAAATACAGTACCTCAATTAAGGAGACTAAAACTGCAGCCGTCATTGCAAAAGCATGACCAACATTGAATGTAGGAGCACCCCACTCAAGAGGGTATGGGATCTTTATCCTGCAAGAAACAATGTTCAAGAGTTAATGGCAATTGCTCATCAAGCTTCTCATTGCAACTATTCAAATGTGGGAGAGATGTTTTATGCACTAACCATGGAGCAGAAGAAATAAGATTGGCTCTGTCTGTTCTGCAATTATGTTGGGTTAGTTCCGGGCGGTGTTTGTATGCTCCACTTGCTGTTAAGAGATGTGCATATGCCCAAATGATGGTGGTTGATATAAGTAGTGCAAACCTCTCTAGTATTGGTATTTGTCTTGTATGGAAGCTTTTCAAGTACTGCATAATGAAAATATTGTAACACAATTATTATACTTTACCAAATTCGAATGTATAGAAAATACTCTACATTGACATAATGAAGTTGAATTTGAGTAGTACCTGAGAGAAGACTACAAACAGAACTAACATGGGAATTCCAATCTCAACACAATGTCCAACCTGAAAGAAGATTCAAAACAACAAACAATGTTAGACAGAAAGAGACagtcataaatttcttgtatagTCAGATAACAAGTACTGTTGACATATgagttattgttatatatatataccacagGGAAACCTCGGTCAAATAATCCAAAACCAACTAATGCAATCACTGGAGCCATTCCAAGTGGACTGAAAAACCTGAAAGAAAAGGGGAAGGATAATACAGTAATGATATCAAAGCTTCATTCTTCAAATGCAAGAATATCTATGCATTTCAAATGGAAGAATTTTTATCTACCTAGAACAAATGGCCCATAATTGGCTAAAACCCAAAATAATTTGTATACTTGATGCTACTATCATTGCACCTTGGACTGCTCTCATTGTGTTAAGAAATCTCTGGAAATCAATGAAAGAGCATTAATTTATGCAGACATGGAGCATAGACATGATATATTCAAGGCAAATTTCAAATTTGAATGATTAAACTCACATTTTAAAGGAACTAAGATATAATTTCAACATAATAAAGAGGACCATCAACTTATAAATGAACTTAAGGGAAAAACATTATGACCAAAGAGTAGAGAAATGTACAAACCAAATGAGGGTCCTGTATCTTCATAAGTGATGAATCATGGATTATAGATATAATGGGGAccatgtatgcataagatcctcctACCACTGTTGGTAACCGGGTTCCAAAGAGTGTCTGTAGCAATGTATTAATCCCTTCAACAAAAAGCAGTGTCTGAACCACCCTAACTTTATCATCCTGAACCGTTGTATGAAACATCAATTCCCCCATTTAGGCCAATGCAGAAGAAAAATAAGCCAAGGTAATTTCATTTTCAGTCTATACAAAATTTTCTCTTCTGTGGGGCCCAACCAGCTCATTCAGTCAATTTTGATTTAGCAAATGATGACAAAATCCAAATATATAATTTCAATACAATCAAAAGCtggacaaaaaagaaagaaaaaactttACTTCCTAGGGATTTCCTAATATCAAATAATATCATCAGAAATTCAGAATAAGAAAAGCCTGTAAAGCATATTTTAAAATGTATTTATAACTATTCATTCGGTTCTTTTAACTAATATACacttttttaacattaaaaatgaGAATGAGTAGTTGTAAGTGCAACTGAAGCATGGAAAAAATGTGCCCAAGCACACAAGTTCTTCTCAGAAGAAATAcaaaaaatgaagttttgaagatGCAGAAAGAAAAAGGAGTTGGAAGCATGGAATGGCTTACATCACTTCCTCCCATCAGAGGcacaagaaatgaaggaatcatgACAGCAGTTCCTAAGGCCAGAATATAATGCTGGAAACCAAGAGCTATTGACTCCACTGTTAACAGTTTAGAAGCAAATATATGACTGTCACGGAAAACCAAAATGGTCACAGAAACTGAAACTGAAAATGTAGTTGAGGAAAGGTGAAAGCTTTGCATACCCCAAGATGGGTTTGAGTCTATACAGTACTCCAAGCCTTGAAGCTGGTCCATTGGTGGGTGGTTTATCTCTTCTGGCTTAGAAGCTTCCATGATCTCTGACACAGCTTGTAACTCTTCTCTTCCTCAAAAACCTTGTTGCTAATGATGGATAAAAAAGAACAGCagcttgagagagagagagagagagaactagATGAAAATGTGAGAGAACTGAGGGACTGGAAGAGAATGCAGTAGTCTAGTAGAGTCAATGTATGAAGTATGAACTATGAAGTTGAATAGCAGAAAGAAAAGagactagagagagagagagagagagagagagagagagagagagagagagagagagagagagagagagagagagagagagagagagagagagaagagagagaatgcgCAGTTGAAGTCTTGAAGAGACACACAGAGAGTAGTTAGTGAGAACTGAGAACACAGCAACTGAATAACAAGAGAAATTGCACTGTCTTCAACACTTCAATACATCACTTTACTTTTGATTTTTATATTAgtagttaataattaataaaaaagactAAATTAATGGCCTTTTATACGCACGCACGTACGTCTTGCTATCTTACACCGAATTGATTTATTCTTCTTTACCATTGATCTAGTGATAAAGACAACAGTGAAGAGTAGTGAGCTATTTTTTTGGTAAACAAAGagtgttttattttaatatagaaAAAAGAATTCTGGAGTCATGCTTTGTGTTATCTAATAATGTTTTGTTAGAGAATATCCAAAGCACTTTAATTTGTCTGCATTGACATGTacctttaaataaatatttatagagGAAATTTTGATTGATGAAGAGAGGTAGCAACTAGCAAGTGACATTTCTTTTCTCAAGAACTATGATGTGTTTCCATGGCTCAAATTTATGGATATGGAAGGCTTAGGTGTGATCTGCCAAAATATGGAGTTATGGAATACAAGACAATAACTCGAACTATGCGAGTTTTTTGGTCATGAAATTTTGCTTCACAAATCCCATGGTTCGATTTGCAGCTGATGGAATTTAAAATCTGAAACGTGGAATTTGGATCCTCCGTTTttcttagataatttttttttacgtttcgAGCGACACAACTCGCAGGGTCCGAGTTCTGCTTCTTCTGATCCCACAATGAGATGAAGCACCCCTCCTCCCCATACGCGAGTCCAACACTTCTTTTGtttccatattcaaattaaaaagcgtGTTTCCATCCCTCATCATGAAAAAAGGTAATAGACCTAGTAAGCCATCTTTATGGAGGGAAAGATGATGCATCCTATGTTATCTATCTCTAGAGGCTTCATTTCcttagtatatatatatgtatatcccATTAACAACCAAGAAATCATTACTAAGTTGTAAAAGGAACAACCTTAGTTCTAGCTTTGTgacaataatattaattaaaagaaatgtaagattctattattttatatgaAGAGaaacactttttttctttttctttcctttttcatgcAACTTTCTGTGAAGGGGCCTGGCTAATTAGtgaaaagaagcaagaaaatgatGATTCTGAGGAGTTTATATATGTGGATGCTGACCAAAAGTGTTTGATGGTTGAATTGAATGGAAGCCGAAGTTGCCAGATAATATCACAAATGAACAAGATTGGAATGTTGAATGGATGTTGATATAAGGATCTTGCATTGAACATGGCATATGGGGTCCCCTACCTAGTAAAATGCTCTGATGCATTAGATTAAATTTGGTGTATATTAcatcaaaataatataatttgtatGATTTCACTTCACTAATTTGTATGGTATCTCTAACATTAAAATGGTTTGTTCTTGGTACATTTTCGTATCACATGGCAAAAGCTGAATTTGACTTTCAGCTTTCCACAAAAGGTGTTTTTATGGTGTCTAAATTTTagacataaaattcaaaaataaaagaataaatctcatttttttctatttttaattttaagtaatTTAAGTACAAAAATTATAGGCACCAAAAAGTTTTccccaaacaaaaacaaaacaataaaaggTGCAATGCAACCGTGATTGATTCCGTGAACTGTTTCCGTATAAGAGCAACTCCAATGGGCATATATTGAGGCCCTGTTTCTGACAAAAAGGGAACTGGGACTGTTGGAGCAAAATGGAATGGGGACCTTGCACAAGGACCGATGGGACAAAGTCCCTCTGAACGGGGACTGAGAGCAACAAATAATAACTTGCCATTTGGcaagttattatttaaataaataattatataaaattttaattcattatattaaataattatattaaaataaataattatattaaataattaaataataattaattatattaagtaattatatttttatttaattaatgatttatattaattatttaaataatagttaaattataattaatttattaataattataataattaattagattaaataattaatttttatttaattaataaaaatttagtaattttactttatttaattatgtttaattatgtttttctttatattaagtaattttataaattagtgtAACCCCGAATTCATctattgtgtattattattatatatgaatttatttaatattaatatcttttaatagtgaattatttttaaatttaaatatttaaattacattattaaaaaaaattaattacattaattacaagtattttaattaattaattaagtgggaccacaacagggactaaagttagttcctcctaatggagaagagagagatgttttgagttcctatttactgtttatgacgcaaaagctgatgtggagttactttttatgacaggtgggccataaacagGAATTGGGATGAGTTCCCTATTGGAGATGGTCTAAGGTCCCACATACATAGTACATCGAAATGAGGCAATGTTAGGAACCAATGGACAATTTCATGCTTCCACCCAATAACGAcaacaaaatgcttggttgcaCTAAGCATCATTTAATGTTTTAACCAACATCATTAGTGTTAatcattattttgaaaaaaaaagatatattattcACTAAACAACTTCACATTATATTTAAGGTGGTCAGGTCATATTTAATTATGGTAAAAACACGAGTGTAGGAaggtgagtttcatgaatgaatgaATAGCTGGAGAGCAGAAAGCAAGTGGCACATTTTCAACTGGACTACACCCCAAGTCCAACCTCGTTTCCCGTAAAAtgtatttactatttatttatttatttgcccaATTACTGCAGCCAATGATTCACTCCAACTACCTCTGAGCTCGATGCCACCAACACTTTCTAGCTTCTTAATATCGGGCAGCGGTTTTTATTAACAGAACAATATTATGAATTTAACTAACATGTGAATATAACATTGTTTAAGGCAGGCTGAATATTATTACTAACAACCCCCACATATTCTATAAAAGAAACACCTGAGTTCGCACTTTTAATGGTATGGAATAATGTTAAGCATAACTTTACTAATAATTTGTAATGCCTCACACGGAAAACTAAATCCATGCTCCTAAATTAATATTTGGAACTTTGTTATTCTTAACAAACATCTAATATTCATGTTAACAAGAGGCATCATTCTTGGGTGTTGAGATAACATCAACACAGTAGTAACTAGAAAACATACATATCAAGTCAATCATAAGTCATAACAACCGAGTTCTTCATTtctcatattttttcttcttcaatacAATAGCCGATAAATTTACTTGTCCAGAATACACTTTTTACTTCAAACTAAATTTTACTCAAGTTACAAATACATTCAGCAGAGACCCACCATAACCCCCAAATGTGAGCCCAAACCTAGATTCATGTACATACAAAGTTCACAACGAATATGAAAAAACTATTGGAGTAAACTGATGACAAAGGTAGTCAACTAATATAATTAGGAAGCATTAAACCAATTAATTACTGCACTGCTACATAGATTAAAATTTAACAAGGCATCAAAGCAAGCTTCAGTAAAAAAATTCCTTTCATTCTAAAAAATATACAGTGCCAGTGATCATTGCCAAAGTTGATTAACAGACAAAAATGTTATGCTGAAATATGTTCAACCCACAACTTTTAGTTATACAGTCTTAGTAAAATGGATGGTTCACGATCTTATCTCCGACCTTTTTTCAGTAGATCTTTTTACCTCTGCCTCTCGCCGTTTTTGCTGCCTGCCCAACAAAAACACCCGTCACTGTATCAATCACATGTTGTCATCTCTTGTTAGTTTTGTGGATCTCTCTCGTTAGCTTTCATATGTCATCTATTCTAGTCCCCCCTCCTCTCTCCTCTATATGATTGAACAAATGCCAAACTGGAATCAAGATACATAAATACAACGCATAAAATTCAAGGTTGTTTATGTACTTACACAAATAGCATGTACCCACTGCCAGCATTAACAGCAGATAGAATTGCTGCATGAGCCCCAACAGTGGATACAGAATCCTGCCCCACAGAGGGCAGAGGATTTTTTCGATCACCATCCACCTGGAACAAAATCATTCACTAAAAATTTGTTAGCACAATGAGCCAATTAAGAATGTCCCTGAAGTTGCAGTAGGAAAGTTTAGATGAATACCTTATcccattttgattttttgttctgTCTACCATCCCGATTAATAGAGTCAGCTATAGGTGGCACCAAACCACTTGCAGCCACAGCAGAACCACCTGTGCAAAAACAATATCATAAAAGCACTATAAGATAACATCATAAATATATGAAAAATGACACCTAAGAAAAAGCTTCACTATTGCACAAAACATCTAGGAGGTTTCTGGACCTGCAACAGGCAAGCTGATTCTGGGAGCACCTGCTGCTACAATTCCCGGTTGTGTTCCCCCAGCGATAAATTCCATCTTCTGTGCTTTCTTCTTCTCATGTTCTTTCCTTTCACTTTCACGCCTCATATCAGCCTCTGTTTGTTCATTTAAGGCACCGAAAAACAAATAGaagttaaaaaatagaaaaaccgGTATTTGctgcaaaatcaagagaaataaaatagatgagattcgaaaaatattaaaaacaggtGCTCAGAGATGGAAGCCAAAATATAGACATGCCAAGAACTAAAGCCTAAACCTAGCAAATATTCAGTTTGCCAAGTCAAaaccaagaaaaattgacaacCAAAAAAACAATAGAGAAATCTAGAAGGCCTCATTTCTTGAAGTTAACATTACATACTTAATCTGATAAAATTATACTTCATCAAGAGtataataattacaataaaaGGTAGTGCTGCATTGCAGCCCAAAAGATAACCTCTAATGTATTTGTAGTGCAAGCAAAACACATTCTGACAGTTAAAAAAGGATTTTAACATCATTAAATACTTTAAACACACTGCCAGCTTGGAATAAACAACCTATTATGGCCTAACACGCAAGCCGTCATAACCAACAAATGTAGACAGACATCTACAGACCAAGGTAACCAATAGCAGCAAAATGAGCAGATGCGCCAAGGTTTTTAGTAGTGCAGATTTATAGTATTGATAACAAGTAGTTGAGTTTTAAGAACTAATGTGTATCAGAGATTATTTACAGGTTATCTACAATCTTGGGTGCAGTGCCGCTCTATGATCTGCTATACCATCATAGCATCTTTGCGGTTTGTTCACCCAGCTGCACCATGCCACTATCAAAGCTTAACTACTATGGTCCAGACAGTAAAATAGTATGCATgataaatttaacaaaatcatgGAAAAGAGTAAACTGTAGACTAACATGGCAAATAACAGTCAGGAAATAAGGAGAGAAGCAGCAGTTACTGACCAATTTCATCATAGAAGTCGCTTGAATCATATCCATGAGGGTCAAATACATCTTTACTGAAGCAAGACCCTATTTGGTCAATTTCTTGATACCTCACTGCATGCAATAAGAAGTCAGGATTTCGATAGTTCTTTCTGTTGCGAACTTCGGCATTAAAACTTTTTCCAGCCTTCTTATACTCCAagaacttgtttatttttctctGCAATCGAAAAAGAATCCATAATTACAGAATTACAGCCAACTTTTAAGGGATAGTACTGAGAAGAGAAGGGGGCATCCACTAGAAAATATTAATGTCTAGATAGTATAATATAAAACTGAGGTAAAAGATCTACAAATAGAACCTCTAATTATTAACAGAAGGAATTTGATTGAGGCAATTAGAAACCATGGATTGTTAAATCATTACCAAAGAATGTTCTTGCTCAAAAAATTGAGGGaacttacaattaaatccaacatCAAACCAGAGCACAGGACAAGCTAAGTGGTTTACTTAACTTATTGAATGCTACTTTACAATCTATTAAAATGGTATTCAACTGTTGATAATATTCAAATGCTGTAACAAAACTTACTTGCAGTTCCTCTGAGCATTTTGCTT is a window encoding:
- the LOC112783484 gene encoding nucleobase-ascorbate transporter 2 isoform X2 yields the protein MIPSFLVPLMGGSDDDKVRVVQTLLFVEGINTLLQTLFGTRLPTVVGGSYAYMVPIISIIHDSSLMKIQDPHLRFLNTMRAVQGAMIVASSIQIILGFSQLWAICSRFFSPLGMAPVIALVGFGLFDRGFPVVGHCVEIGIPMLVLFVVFSQYLKSFHTRQIPILERFALLISTTIIWAYAHLLTASGAYKHRPELTQHNCRTDRANLISSAPWIKIPYPLEWGAPTFNVGHAFAMTAAVLVSLIESTGAYKGASRLASATPPPSHVLSRGIGWQGIGILLNGLFGTATGSSVSVENVGLLGSTRVGSRRVIQISAGFMIFFSMLGKFGAFFASIPLPIFAAAHCILFGLVASVGLSFLQFTNMNSLRNLFITGVALFLGLSIPEYFREYTAKALHGPTHTKARWFNDFLNTIFFSSPSVALIIAAFLDNTLDYKDSGKDRGMPWWAKFRSFKGDTRNEEFYTLPFNLNRFFPPS
- the LOC112783484 gene encoding nucleobase-ascorbate transporter 2 isoform X1; protein product: MEASKPEEINHPPMDQLQGLEYCIDSNPSWVESIALGFQHYILALGTAVMIPSFLVPLMGGSDDDKVRVVQTLLFVEGINTLLQTLFGTRLPTVVGGSYAYMVPIISIIHDSSLMKIQDPHLRFLNTMRAVQGAMIVASSIQIILGFSQLWAICSRFFSPLGMAPVIALVGFGLFDRGFPVVGHCVEIGIPMLVLFVVFSQYLKSFHTRQIPILERFALLISTTIIWAYAHLLTASGAYKHRPELTQHNCRTDRANLISSAPWIKIPYPLEWGAPTFNVGHAFAMTAAVLVSLIESTGAYKGASRLASATPPPSHVLSRGIGWQGIGILLNGLFGTATGSSVSVENVGLLGSTRVGSRRVIQISAGFMIFFSMLGKFGAFFASIPLPIFAAAHCILFGLVASVGLSFLQFTNMNSLRNLFITGVALFLGLSIPEYFREYTAKALHGPTHTKARWFNDFLNTIFFSSPSVALIIAAFLDNTLDYKDSGKDRGMPWWAKFRSFKGDTRNEEFYTLPFNLNRFFPPS